A single window of Pyrus communis chromosome 10, drPyrComm1.1, whole genome shotgun sequence DNA harbors:
- the LOC137747427 gene encoding type I inositol polyphosphate 5-phosphatase 10-like, which produces MTVSNQDVKKKSFIHKIFTTKEKEGSGSSDFSEAQQSNPSVDIQSISDTGSQMPAGQYVQSFRVFVATWNAGGKSPHSGLRLDDFLQVNNESDIYVLGFQEIVPLNAGNVLVLEDNEPAAKWLALINQSLNKSPDGCSRSKAGGSRFSSKPSLKKVSKTFRTESKRRLKSCNCPFELERKQSKDFCFRCQQSNINEDDLSSDPDEDGSNAFDISEISMASATNQMKYGLIASKQMVGIFVTIWARKEYIQYVSHLRISCISRGIMGLGNKGCISVSFLFHQTSFCFVCSHLASGEKEGDELRRNLDVLEILKSTQFPKICKTAHSRMPDKILGHDVVIWLGDLNYRIALSYSETQKLLMDNDWDALLDKDQLKIEREAGRVFKGWKEGKIYFLPTYKYFYNSDTYFGEIKTSKKKRRTPAWCDRILWHGNGIRQLSYIRGESQFSDHRPVCAAFFVDVVVNENENKKGSPSSNMKIEFEELLPTARYQRNMY; this is translated from the exons ATGACTGTCAGCAATCAAGACGTGAAAAAGAAG TCTTTTATTCACAAAATCTTCACCacaaaggagaaagaaggaagcgGCTCTTCGGATTTCTCTG AAGCACAGCAGTCTAACCCGTCAGTTGACATTCAATCTATAAGTGACACAGGGTCTCAAATGCCTGCCGGTCAATATGTTCAGTCCTTTCG GGTTTTTGTAGCGACATGGAATGCGGGAGGGAAATCTCCTCATAGTGGCCTTCGTCTGGATGATTTTCTGCAGGTTAATAATGAATCAGACATATATGTCTTGGG TTTCCAGGAAATTGTTCCGCTAAATGCTGGAAATGTACTAGTTCTAGAAGATAATGAACCTGCAGCAAAATGGCTCGCTTTAATCAATCAGTCACTAAACAAATCACCTGACGGGTGTTCAAGAAGCAAAGCAGGTGGTTCACGATTTTCCTCGAAGCCTTCCCTTAAAAAGGTCAGTAAGACTTTTAGGACAGAGAGCAAACGGAGGTTGAAGAGTTGCAACTGCCCTTTTGAACTAGAAAGGAAACAAAGTAAAGATTTTTGCTTTCGGTGCCAACAATCAAACATAAATGAAGACGACCTTTCTTCAGATCCGGATGAGGATGGATCTAATGCCTTTGATATATCAGAAATTTCCATGGCCTCTGCTACCAACCAGATGAAGTACGGCCTTATAGCAAGTAAGCAAATGGTAGGAATTTTTGTTACTATTTGGGCGAGGAAAGAGTATATACAATATGTTAGCCACTTGAGGATCTCTTGCATCAGTCGCGGGATAATGGGACTTGGAAACAAg GGCTGTATATCTGTGAGCTTCTTATTCCATCAGACAAGCTTTTGCTTTGTCTGCAGTCACTTGGCATCTGGGGAGAAAGAGGGGGATGAGCTTAGGAGAAATCTGGATGTATTAGAGATTCTTAAAAGCACTCAGTTTCCGAAGATTTGCAAAACGGCTCATAGTAGGATGCCGGATAAAATTCTAGGACATGA TGTGGTCATATGGTTAGGGGACTTGAATTACCGCATTGCTTTGAGCTACTCTGAAACCCAAAAGCTATTGATGGACAACGACTGGGATGCACTTCTTGACAAAGATCAG CTCAAGATCGAAAGAGAAGCAGGGCGAGTATTCAAGGGATGGAAAGAGGGGAAAATCTACTTTCTACCTACTTACAAATACTTTTATAACTCAGACACATATTTTGGAGAGATAAAAacatcaaaaaagaaaagaagaacacCAGCTTG GTGTGATAGAATACTATGGCATGGAAATGGGATTAGACAACTTTCTTACATACGTGGAGAGTCTCAGTTCTCTGACCATCGGCCAGTGTGTGCAGCATTTTTTGTGGATGTTGTAGTTAATGAGAATGAAAATAAGAAGGGATCGCCTAGCTCTAATATGAAAATCGAATTTGAAGAGCTTTTACCAACTGCTAGATACCAGAGAAACAT GTACTAA
- the LOC137747428 gene encoding type I inositol polyphosphate 5-phosphatase 10-like, producing MTISNQDVKKKSFIHKIFTTKEKEGSGSSDFSEAQQSNPSVDIQSISDTGSQMPAGQYVQSFRVFVATWNAGGKSPHSGLRLDDFLQVNNESDIYVLGFQEIVPLNAGNVLVLEDNEPAAKWLALINQSLNKSPDGCSRSKAGGSRFSSKPSLKKVSKTFRTESKRRLKSCNCPFELERKQSKDFCFRCQQSNINEDDLSSDPDEDGSNAFDISEISMASATNQMKYGLIASKQMVGIFVTIWARKEYIQYVSHLRISCISRGIMGLGNKGCISVSFLFHQTSFCFVCSHLASGEKEGDELRRNLDVLEILKSTQFPKICKTAHSRMPDKILGHDVVIWLGDLNYRIALSYSETQKLLMDNDWDALFDKDQLKIEREAGRVFKGWKEGKIYFLPTYKYFYNSDTYFGEIKTSKKKRRTPAWCDRILWHGNGIRQLSYIRGESQFSDHRPVCAAFFVDVVVNENENKKGSPSSNMKIEFEELLPTARYQRNMY from the exons ATGACTATCAGCAATCAAGACGTGAAAAAGAAG TCTTTTATTCATAAAATCTTCACCacaaaggagaaagaaggaagcgGCTCTTCGGATTTCTCTG AAGCACAGCAGTCTAACCCGTCAGTTGACATTCAATCTATAAGTGACACAGGGTCTCAAATGCCTGCCGGTCAATATGTTCAGTCCTTTCG GGTTTTTGTAGCGACATGGAATGCGGGAGGGAAATCTCCTCATAGTGGCCTTCGTCTGGATGATTTTCTGCAGGTTAATAATGAATCAGACATATATGTCTTGGG TTTCCAGGAAATTGTTCCGCTAAATGCTGGAAATGTACTAGTTCTAGAAGATAATGAACCTGCAGCAAAATGGCTCGCTTTAATCAATCAGTCACTAAACAAATCACCTGACGGGTGTTCAAGAAGCAAAGCAGGTGGTTCACGATTTTCCTCGAAGCCTTCCCTTAAAAAGGTCAGTAAGACTTTTAGGACAGAGAGCAAACGGAGGTTGAAGAGTTGCAACTGCCCTTTTGAACTAGAAAGGAAACAAAGTAAAGATTTTTGCTTTCGGTGCCAACAATCAAACATAAATGAAGACGACCTTTCTTCAGATCCGGATGAGGATGGATCTAATGCCTTTGATATATCAGAAATTTCCATGGCCTCTGCTACCAACCAGATGAAGTACGGCCTTATAGCAAGTAAGCAAATGGTAGGAATTTTTGTTACTATTTGGGCGAGGAAAGAGTATATACAATATGTTAGCCACTTGAGGATCTCTTGCATCAGTCGCGGGATAATGGGACTTGGAAACAAg GGCTGTATATCTGTGAGCTTCTTATTCCATCAGACAAGCTTTTGCTTTGTCTGCAGTCACTTGGCATCTGGGGAGAAAGAGGGGGATGAGCTTAGGAGAAATCTGGATGTATTAGAGATTCTTAAAAGCACTCAGTTTCCGAAGATTTGCAAAACGGCTCATAGTAGGATGCCGGATAAAATTCTAGGACATGA TGTGGTCATATGGTTAGGGGACTTGAATTACCGCATTGCTTTGAGCTACTCTGAAACCCAAAAGCTATTGATGGACAACGACTGGGATGCACTTTTTGACAAAGATCAG CTCAAGATCGAAAGAGAAGCAGGGCGAGTATTCAAGGGATGGAAAGAGGGGAAAATCTACTTTCTACCTACTTACAAATACTTTTATAACTCAGACACATATTTTGGAGAGATAAAAacatcaaaaaagaaaagaagaacacCAGCTTG GTGTGATAGAATACTATGGCATGGAAATGGGATTAGACAACTTTCTTACATACGTGGAGAGTCTCAGTTCTCTGACCATCGGCCAGTGTGTGCAGCATTTTTTGTGGATGTTGTAGTTAATGAGAATGAAAATAAGAAGGGATCGCCTAGCTCGAATATGAAAATCGAATTTGAAGAGCTTTTACCAACTGCTAGATACCAGAGAAACAT GTACTAA